The Candidatus Brocadia sp. DNA segment GTTGCCGGTTTTGCAGCGTCTGATGCAGGGACAGCGCGGACGCCTTCGTGCCCTCATAATCGCACCCACGCGTGAACTGGCAGAGCAAATACACGAGACCATTGGAGGGCTGGGCCGGCAAACTGGATTACGTAGTGTTACCATCTATGGAGGCGTGGCTATAAACCCCCAAATCCAGAAACTGCGTCGTGGAGCAGAAATCGCCGTGGCCTGCCCCGGCCGCCTGCTTGATCATATTGGCCAGGGCACGATCAATGTATCACACCTGGAAGTACTTGTGCTGGACGAGGCAGACCGTATGTTTGATATGGGATTTTTGCCGGATATCCGGAAGATATTAAAGTACCTGCCGGCAGAGCGGCAAACACTGTTTTTCTCTGCTACCATGCCCAATGATATCCGTCGTCTGGCACACGACATCCTGCGTGATCCGGTTACGGTACAAATCGACCACACGATACCATTAACCACAGTCTCACATGCGTTGTATCCGGTCGATCAGCACCTCAAAACTGCGCTGCTGATGGAGATTTTGCAACACACAGATACGGAATCGGTACTCGTTTTTACGCGTACCAGGCATCGTGCCAAACAGGTAGCACATCGACTAGAAAAAGCAGGGTATTGCGCGACTTCGCTGCAGGGCAACCTATCACAGAACCAGCGTCAAGCCGCTCTCGAAGGTTTCCGTAACGGCTCGTTCAAAATCTTGGTAGCAACTGATATCGCCGCCCGGGGTATCGATATTTCAAGGATTTCTCACGTAATTAACTACGACATACCCGACACCGCAGAAGCCTATACTCATCGCATTGGCCGTACCGGCCGTGCAGCCAAAACCGGCGATGCGTTTACCCTTATCACACGGGAGGATGCATCCATGGTACGCGCCGTGGAGAACGCCCTTGGCCTAAAATTGGAGCGCCGCACCCTGAAAGACTTCAATTACACTGCGCCAGTGCAGAAGGCAGAGGTTGCACGCCATCAATCGCAGCACCGCCATAAACAGATCGCAGCAAGGCGGACCAGGTCGCAAAAATCAGCCGCCTTCGGATCCACTACCCGACAAATGGTGTCAGCTATACGGGCAACGAAACGGCGACATCCGAAAGTATCTCGAACAACCGATTCGCCGGCACGTCGATCGCACCATCCGCACGGTGCGCGTTGATATCGGCGATGTCACAATATTTATTCACTCTGTTGAACCAATTTTCCAGGTATCACCGGGTGTTTTTACGCATCGGTTATCCAATTATGCCAATCTGGCCCGATATCCCCGTCTTTTATAGCGTTCCATCAAAGATTGACACTGGCATAGTGCTCTTTGCTGTACTATATTTTTTGCAATCTCTTTTATGACAATAGGAAAACGGGATACGGCGTTTTCTACGGCCTTACGGTCGGCATCGCTGGAGAGTCCTTCAAATAATTCTCCGGCCTTGAACGGCCTGTCAACTACACCCTCTGCGTAGTTGGTGACATAGCAGATGGCGGCATAACACAACTCCAGTTCCCTGGCGAGAAAGACTTCTGGCACAAGGGTCATACCGACCAGGTCACCCCCATAGGACTTATATTTTCTTATCTCCGCGGGTGTTTCCAGACGGGGGCCCTGAGTGCATACGTATGTACCCTTATCGGAAAAATTAATTTTTAGGTTTTTTAATGAATTTTTGATACATTCCCGTAATGTCGCACAGAAGACCGGTGACTGGCGGATAAATCCTATACCCCGATTTTTATAAAACGTAGATTCCCTGCCGTGTGTCTCATCCACGACATCGTCAATAATGACATATTCACCGATTTGATATGATGTATTCATAGCCCCCGGGCCTGACCATGAAATAATCTGTTTCACTCCGAGTTCTTTGAGGGCATAGATGTTCGCCCGGTAATTGACAAAAGGCGCTGTGAGGCTGTATCCCTTTTCTCCATGCCTCGAAAGGAAAAGCATTTCACCCGATATGTCCTGAATATGATATATCGATTGCGAAGGTCCAAAGGGTGTCTGGATCTCACCAATCCTTTTCCCCTGGATACAGCCGCTCTGGAGCAGGTCATAAGCCTGACTGCCCCCAATTATGGCAATTGGTACATGGAAATCGTATTTCATTTGTTTTAAAGAGAATTAAAAACTACCGAGAGTCTCTCGTTACTTTAAGAGATTTTCGAGATGATTCGCTTTCCATATATCTGGCTCGTGTAACTCAGAATGACCAGGCTGTCCCCCATGTCCATCATCAGTAACGATTTGATTAATCATTGTCATGCCATCGCTAAGGGTTCTGCCCTCACCCCGTTTGTTTGGAAATGTACCGGCGGGAGTTTGAACAAAGTCTGTTGCAGAGAAAAGGTTATAGAGCATTCCGATATTACGGAGATCGG contains these protein-coding regions:
- a CDS encoding DEAD/DEAH box helicase; this encodes MNFKTFNFHPHIAAGIQALGYTIPTPVQRQSIPSILQGRDIMALAQTGTGKTAAFVLPVLQRLMQGQRGRLRALIIAPTRELAEQIHETIGGLGRQTGLRSVTIYGGVAINPQIQKLRRGAEIAVACPGRLLDHIGQGTINVSHLEVLVLDEADRMFDMGFLPDIRKILKYLPAERQTLFFSATMPNDIRRLAHDILRDPVTVQIDHTIPLTTVSHALYPVDQHLKTALLMEILQHTDTESVLVFTRTRHRAKQVAHRLEKAGYCATSLQGNLSQNQRQAALEGFRNGSFKILVATDIAARGIDISRISHVINYDIPDTAEAYTHRIGRTGRAAKTGDAFTLITREDASMVRAVENALGLKLERRTLKDFNYTAPVQKAEVARHQSQHRHKQIAARRTRSQKSAAFGSTTRQMVSAIRATKRRHPKVSRTTDSPARRSHHPHGAR